In the Coturnix japonica isolate 7356 chromosome 6, Coturnix japonica 2.1, whole genome shotgun sequence genome, one interval contains:
- the MFSD13A gene encoding transmembrane protein 180 isoform X1 — protein sequence MELNADPINMGLRLLACVFHLPTAVIYGSLSLFVSILHNVFLLYYVDTFVSVYKIDKLSFWIGETVFLIWNSLNDPLFGWLSDRVFLSTQQPGAEISSPEVVLKRLRALSHNGPLFAISFLAFWVAWTHPGLQFLLCLCMYDSFLTMVDLHHNALLADLAVSAKDRTSLNFYCSFFSAIGSLSVFMSYAVWNKEDFFSFRIFCIVLAFCSILGFTLSTQLLRQRFETDGKAKWDQESTLKELYIEKLSVPQEKRITLAEYLQQLSRHRNFLWFVCMNLIQVFHCHFNSNFFPLFLEHLLSDQISVSTGSFLLGVSYIAPHLNNLYFLSLCRRWGVYAVVRGLFFLKLALSVVMLLAGPDQVYLLCIFIASNRVFTEGTCKLLNLVVTDLVDEDLVLNRRKQAASALLFGMVALVTKPGQTFAPLIGTWLLCVYTGYDIFQRNPLSNVVSAQPKLESDAVLEPALRQGCFYLLVFVPITCALLQLLTWSQFSLHGKRLQMVKAQRQGLMQGRAPEIKMI from the exons ATGGAGCTGAATGCTGACCCCATCAACATGGGGCTGCGGCTGCTGGCTTGTGTCTTTCATCTGCCCACTGCAGTGATCTACGGGTCCTTGTcgctgtttgtttccattttgcacAATGTATTTCTCCTCTACTATGTGGACACCTTTGTCTCCGTTTACAAGATCGATAAACTGTCCTTTTGGATAGGAGAG ACGGTGTTTCTGATCTGGAACAGCCTCAATGACCCTCTGTTTGGTTGGCTGAGCGACAGGGTGTTCCTTAGCACACAGCA GCCAGGAGCAGAGATTTCTTCCCCAGAAGTAGTTCTGAAGAGGCTCAGAGCACTAAGCCACAATGGCCCACTCTTTGCCATATCTTTTCTGGCTTTCTGGGTTGCCTGGACTCACCCTGGTTTGCAGTTCCTTCTCTGCCTTTGCATGTATGACAGCTTTCTCACCATGGTTGACCTCCATCACAACGCCTTGCTTGCGGACTTGGCAGTTTCAGCAAAAGACAGGACTAGCCTCAACTTCTACTGCTCCTTCTTCAGTGCCATAGGCTCACTCTCTGTCTTCATGTCATATGCAGTATGGAACAAGGAAGACTTCTTTTCCTTTCGGATATTCTGTATTGTACTGGCCTTCTGCTCTATCCTCGGCTTTACCTTGTCCACACAGTTGCTCCGCCAGCGATTTGAGACTGATGGGAAGGCAAAATGGGACCAGGAATCAACCTTAAAAGA GCTGTACATTGAGAAACTCTCTGTTCCCCAGGAGAAGAGGATCACCCTGGCAGAGTatctccagcagctctctcGGCATCGCAACTTCCTCTGGTTTGTCTGCATGAACCTAATCCAG GTTTTTCACTGCCACTTTAACAGCAActttttccctctgttcctGGAGCACCTGCTATCAGACCAGATCTCTGTATCTACTGGATCCTTCCTCCTCG GTGTTTCCTACATTGCACCCCATCTCAACAACCTCTACTTCCTGTCCCTCTGCCGCCGCTGGGGGGTTTATGCTGTAGTCAGAGGACTCTTCTTCCTGAAGCTGGCTCTCAGTGTTGTCATGCTCCTGGCAGGACCCGATCAGGTGTATCTGCTCTGCATCTTCATAGCAAG CAACCGGGTGTTCACGGAAGGGACCTGTAAGCTGCTCAACCTGGTGGTGACTGACCTGGTGGATGAGGATCTTGTACTGAACCGCAGAAAGCAGGCGGCTTCAGCGCTGCTCTTTGGGATGGTAGCTCTGGTCACCAAGCCAGGACAGACCTTCGCCCCCCTGATAGGcacctggctgctctgtgtgtaCACAG GCTATGACATCTTCCAGCGTAACCCCTTGAGCAACGTGGTGAGTGCCCAGCCAAAGCTGGAATCTGATGCAGTCTTGGAGCCAGCTCTCCGCCAGGGCTGCTTTTACCTCCTCGTCTTTGTTCCCATCACGTGTGCACTACTGCAGCTCCTCACTTGGTCTCAGTTCAGCTTGCATGGGAAGCGTCTGCAGATGGTGAAGGCTCAGCGCCAAGGCCTGATGCAAGGCCGAGCACCGGAAATCAAGATGATCTAG
- the MFSD13A gene encoding transmembrane protein 180 isoform X2, with the protein MELNADPINMGLRLLACVFHLPTAVIYGSLSLFVSILHNVFLLYYVDTFVSVYKIDKLSFWIGETVFLIWNSLNDPLFGWLSDRVFLSTQQLYIEKLSVPQEKRITLAEYLQQLSRHRNFLWFVCMNLIQVFHCHFNSNFFPLFLEHLLSDQISVSTGSFLLGVSYIAPHLNNLYFLSLCRRWGVYAVVRGLFFLKLALSVVMLLAGPDQVYLLCIFIASNRVFTEGTCKLLNLVVTDLVDEDLVLNRRKQAASALLFGMVALVTKPGQTFAPLIGTWLLCVYTGYDIFQRNPLSNVVSAQPKLESDAVLEPALRQGCFYLLVFVPITCALLQLLTWSQFSLHGKRLQMVKAQRQGLMQGRAPEIKMI; encoded by the exons ATGGAGCTGAATGCTGACCCCATCAACATGGGGCTGCGGCTGCTGGCTTGTGTCTTTCATCTGCCCACTGCAGTGATCTACGGGTCCTTGTcgctgtttgtttccattttgcacAATGTATTTCTCCTCTACTATGTGGACACCTTTGTCTCCGTTTACAAGATCGATAAACTGTCCTTTTGGATAGGAGAG ACGGTGTTTCTGATCTGGAACAGCCTCAATGACCCTCTGTTTGGTTGGCTGAGCGACAGGGTGTTCCTTAGCACACAGCA GCTGTACATTGAGAAACTCTCTGTTCCCCAGGAGAAGAGGATCACCCTGGCAGAGTatctccagcagctctctcGGCATCGCAACTTCCTCTGGTTTGTCTGCATGAACCTAATCCAG GTTTTTCACTGCCACTTTAACAGCAActttttccctctgttcctGGAGCACCTGCTATCAGACCAGATCTCTGTATCTACTGGATCCTTCCTCCTCG GTGTTTCCTACATTGCACCCCATCTCAACAACCTCTACTTCCTGTCCCTCTGCCGCCGCTGGGGGGTTTATGCTGTAGTCAGAGGACTCTTCTTCCTGAAGCTGGCTCTCAGTGTTGTCATGCTCCTGGCAGGACCCGATCAGGTGTATCTGCTCTGCATCTTCATAGCAAG CAACCGGGTGTTCACGGAAGGGACCTGTAAGCTGCTCAACCTGGTGGTGACTGACCTGGTGGATGAGGATCTTGTACTGAACCGCAGAAAGCAGGCGGCTTCAGCGCTGCTCTTTGGGATGGTAGCTCTGGTCACCAAGCCAGGACAGACCTTCGCCCCCCTGATAGGcacctggctgctctgtgtgtaCACAG GCTATGACATCTTCCAGCGTAACCCCTTGAGCAACGTGGTGAGTGCCCAGCCAAAGCTGGAATCTGATGCAGTCTTGGAGCCAGCTCTCCGCCAGGGCTGCTTTTACCTCCTCGTCTTTGTTCCCATCACGTGTGCACTACTGCAGCTCCTCACTTGGTCTCAGTTCAGCTTGCATGGGAAGCGTCTGCAGATGGTGAAGGCTCAGCGCCAAGGCCTGATGCAAGGCCGAGCACCGGAAATCAAGATGATCTAG